The DNA segment GACCTTTAAAATAGCCATCGATAATCAGTTCGCGGCATTTGACCTCGCAGTGGAGGTTTCCTGTGCGCTCAACAATGACATTGGCCTGTGACAAAATTTGCCCTTGTACGTCGCCGCCTATCAATACATCTCCGGCAAATTCGATATTGCCCGTAAGCTTAGTCCCTTCGGCGATAAAACTCAGTGCTGGGGAAGTGCTTCGGGTAAAGGTAAATTTTTTGCCAAACATGGTGATAGGAAACCTAGGTAATTGGAGAAGGATTAGACCGCGAGATAGTAACCTAAATACGCCGTGAAGCCCAGTAACACTCACGGCTTAAGGTTATTCTGCAGGCTTAATACCGATGGCTTGGCTCGGGCAGGGGGCGAAACAGGCTCCACAGCCCGTGCAGAGTGCTGTATCAATCTTCGGCATCGGGGCATTACCCACGCTTAAGGTAAAACTAATGGCGCGAGGCTCACATGTATCTTTACAGCTTTGGCACCAAATGCCTTGATATGTTAAGCAGTTATCTTGTACTACGGCTTTGTGTTGCCATGGGGCTTGGTTGAGATCAAAGAGCTTTTCTTCCGGACAGACGGTGGCACATTGGCGACAAAAAGTGCACTCATTGTCCTTAAAGGAGACTTCGGGAAAGCCGCCATCTCCCTTGTAGATAATCTTAGTTTCGCAGGCGTTGATACAGGCTGAGCATCGAGTACAGATGTCAGTAAACTCAATGCCTTCACGCACCCAAGGCGGTCGAATTGCCGAGGATTTCCGGCGGCTAAAGAGATTACGGCGGCTGTGATTGATGCTTTCTGTCATAGGTATTACTGAGTTTAATTGTGATAAGGGATAATAAAAATGGCTTGGGAGTTACCGCAAGCCATTTAGATGATTAGCCTTTATAACCATTTGGATTGGTTGATTGCCAATGCCAACTGCTGTTCGCCATATCCTCTAGGCTGTGAGTCGCCTGCCAGCCCAGATCGGTTTTAGCATGATCTGGGTTCGCATAACAGGCGGCAATGTCACCCGGACGGCGCGGCGCAATTTGATAGGCAATCGATTTACCACAGGCTTTTTCAAAGGCCTTGACCATATCGAGCACACTGTAGCCTTGGCCTGTGCCTAGGTTATAGGTGACAAGTCCTGGTTTGGTGGCTAGCTTTTCAAGGGCTTTGAGGTGCCCAAGGGCTAAATCCACCACATGGATATAGTCGCGAACGCCAGTACCATCGTGGGTTGGGTAATCATTACCAAACACACTTAACGTTTCGCGTTTACCGACTGCCACCTGCGCGATAAATGGCATCAAGTTATTTGGAATATCGTTTGGATCTTCGCCAATCAAGCCACTAGCATGGGCGCCAACAGGGTTGAAGTAACGTAAACGGGCGATATTCCAACTCGGATCGCTATGGTGTAAATCCGCCAGTATATGCTCCACCATCAACTTAGACTGACCGTATGGGTTAGTGGCACCCGTTGGAAAATCTTCGGTAATCGGTAGGCTGGCAGGGTCGCCATACACAGTAGCAGAAGAACTAAATACGAGATTTTTCACCTTAAACTCAGCCATCACTTGGCAAAGAATTAAGGTGCCAGTCACGTTATTCTCGTAGTATTTCAGTGGTTTAGCAACTGACTCGCCAACGGCTTTTAATCCAGCAAAATGGATAACGGCATCGATGTTATGGTCGCTAAAGACTTTCTGAAGTAAGGCCTTATTGAGAATATCGCCTTGGTAAAAGGTGACCGATTTACCGGTAATGCGCTCGACACGGTTAAGGGCTTCGATGCTTGAATTAGACAGGTTGTCTAAAACAATCACTTCGCTCCCCGCATTGAGTAATTCCACTACGGTATGAGTGCCTATATAACCGGCGCCTCCGGTCACTAAAATCGTCATTATTTAATTCCTTTTACTGCTGTTTTTAAATATTGAGCAAAATCTTCACCGATTTCGCTGTGGCGCAGGGCGTATTCTACGTTAGCGCGCATATAGCCTTGCTTGTTACCGCAATCATGACTCTTACCTTGCATGTAGTAAGCGTTTACGGTTTCTTGCTTCATTAACATTGCAATGGCGTCAGTTAATTGGATTTCATCACCCGCGCCAGCAGGGGTTTTAGCCAGCAGTGGCCAAATGGCAGCGGGTAACACGTAACGACCTACTACGGCTAAGTTAGACGGTGCTTCGTCAACCGGTGGTTTTTCAACGAGTTCGACCAATGGCTCTGATTCACCAGGCTGTAGATCGTGGCCATTCACATCCGCAATACCGTATTGGTTCACTAGATGATGTGGCACGCCTTCCACCATGATTTGGCCCACTTGGGTTTCATCAAACAGGCTCACCATGGCGGCCAAGTTGTCTGTTTTCAGGTTGCAGCTGGCATCATCGATAATCACATCCGGCAGTAACACGGCGAAAGGCGCATCACCGACGACGGATTTCGCACATAAAATCGCATGACCTAAGCCTTTAGCTTGGGATTGACGCACGCTGATCACAGTCACGTCTTTCGGGCAAATGGATTGTACCGCTTCGAGTAATTGACGCTTCACGCGGCGCTCTAATTGCGCTTCTAATTCAAAACTGGTGTCGAAATGGTTTTCGATAGAGTTTTTACTGGCGTGGGTCACGAGCACAATTTCTTTGATTCCCGCATCAATGGCTTCACTAACCACATATTGGATCAATGGTTTATCAACAACGGGTAGCATTTCCTTAGGAATTGCTTTGGTCGCAGGAAGCATACGAGTGCCAAGTCCAGCGACGGGAATAACGGCTTTACGAATTTGATGTTGTTTCATTGCGAACCTTCAGATTAAGGAGAGGCGGTTATTGGGCAATATTGTAAATGACCCACGCAGAAAAGCCATTTGCAAACACCGAAATTTGTCGGTTTTTCTGCATATTATCAGTCTATCGTCGTCATTTTTGAGCGGTAGTGTCAAGGTTTGCTACCGGTCTAACTGAGATCTGGTTTGGAATGACCAAGGATTTAATCGCCTTGTAATATTTGCTTTACGTTTGCGTCACATTATCGCGTAAACAATAAACTGTGAGGGAGTTAACAAAAATCGAGGCTTAGATCACTATGGAGGCATTAGCGTCAGCCATGAAGTGAATTTTATGACTAAAGAGATAGCGCACACTGCGCCCTATGTTGCGCGAAGTGCAGATGATTCTGGGTTTATCCATTACCCGCAGGAAGAACATGATATTTGGAGCCAATTGTATGCTCGCCAAGCGGTGAACCTACCGGGGCGTGCTTGTAAGGAATATCTCCAAGGGCTCGATGCCTTGGCGATGCCGAAGGACCGCATTCCACAATTGGCTGAGATTGACAAAGTATTGCAGGCCACGACTGGATGGAAAACTGCGGCCGTGCCGGCCTTGATTTCCTTTGGCCGCTTCTTTGAGCTATTGGCCAACAAGGAATTTCCGGTTGCGACCTTTATCCGTCGCAAGGAAGAGTTTGATTACCTGCAAGAGCCAGATATTTTCCATGAGATCTTTGGCCATTGCCCCTTGCTGACCAATCCTTCTTTCGCCCATTTCTCCTATATCTATGGTCAATTGGGCTTAAATGCCAGCAAGGAAGACCGCGTCTTTTTAGCGCGCCTGTATTGGTTTACCGTCGAGTTTGGCTTACTCAAACCTCAAGACGGCGAATTGTGTATCTACGGCGGCGGTATTTTAAGCTCTCCCGGCGAAACCTTGTATGCCATGGAAAGCCAAGTGCCGGAACGTAAGCCCTTCGATCTCTTAGATGTGCTGCGTACGCCTTATCGTATCGATATTATGCAGCCGATTTATTATGTGATTGAACATATTGATATGTTGGATGAAATTGCCAAGATGGACATCATGGCCTATGTGGCTAAGGCACGTCAGTTAGGTTTATTTGCTCCTAAGTATCCGCCCAAGACCAAGAAAGCCAGCTAATGGCTGACCATTAAAAAACTAATTGAATAAAGCGTAATAAGAGCAACGAATTGATCCCCTAATGTTGCCAAGAGGAGTATGTATGACAGCGTTAACCCAAATGAAATGTGAAGCTTGCCAAGCCGATGCGCCGAAAGTGACCGATGCAGAATTGGCCGAACTTATCCGTATGATCCCCGATTGGGGCGTGCAAGTGCGTGATGGCATCATGCAACTGGAACGGGTTTACAAGTTTAAAAACTTTAAGTTAGCGATGGCGTTTACCAATAAGTTAGCGGATCTGGCCGAAGAAGAATTCCACCACCCAGGCATTTTAACAGAGTGGGGCAAAGTCACTGTGACTTGGTGGTCACACTCAATCAAGGGGCTGCATAAGAATGACTTCATCATGGCAGCCAAGACCGACCAGTTGTTAGATTAAAAAATTCAATTTTAAAATCAGCGCTTTAATTGTATTTTGGCGCTGATTTTTTCTTCCTGTTACAAATACGCTGTAAACTAGACTTGCCACTTTGAGCGTAACCTTCTAACGTATACACACCCAGCTATTTATCCTGCCTTTTACGTTTGCGTAAACTATAGAGGCGTCATCAAACGAATGTCTTACGAGGCCAAGCCTAAGGGCAACACCCTCGAGATAATAGCTCTGCACGGTTTATCCCAGAATTCGAATCAAAATAGGGAATATCAGTCATTATGCGCTTGGAAGTTAGCTGTCAAGATCGCGTGGGTTTAGCGAAAGACATCTTAGTCGTGTTAGAACGTTATGGCATTAATCTCATCGCCATCGATGCCAGTAACCAAGGCTTTCTCTACCTGCAATTTGCCGAGGTCAGTTTTGATACCTTAAGTGCCTTGATGCCGCAGATCCGCAAAGTGGAGAGTGTTCACGATGTGCGAACTGTGTCGTTTATGCCTTCGGAGCAGGAACACTACGCCTTAAAAACCCTACTTAAAACCCTCCCTGACTCAGTGTTCTCCATCGACGTGAAGGCGCGCATTCGTATCGTCAACGAGTCGGCGCTACTCAATATGGGCATGGGGGAGCACGAAGTGCTCGATGAATCCTTAAACCATTGGGTGCAAGGGTTTAACTTCAGCCGCTGGCTCAGTGAGAGCCAAGTGTTGCCGCAGGCGGCGCGGGTCAATATCGGCCAAAACGAATATCTGGCCGAAATGTTACCGATTTACTTACCCGATGAGGATGATAAGACTATCCTCGTGGGCGCAGTCGTATCGCTTAAATCGCCGGCGCGGGTCGGTAAACAATTCAATGCACTGCAAAATCAAACCGCGGGCTTTGAAAATGTATTAGCCAGCAGCGACAAGATGAAAGAAGTGCTGAAACAAGCTCGCCGTATGGCGCAGCTCGACGCGCCGCTATTAATCACCGGCGAGACTGGTACTGGCAAAGAATTAATGGCTCGAGCCAGCCATGATGCCAGCATGCGCCGCGAAAAACCTTTATCGCCATTAACTGTGCGGCACTGCCCGATAGCGCCGCCGAAGAGGAACTCTTTGGCTACGTCAGCCAGGGCAAAGTGATTAAGCGCGGCTTTTTTGAAGAAGCGAAGGGCGGCACAGTGTTCCTCGATGAAGTGGCCGAAATGTCCAAGGCGGCGCAGGTTAAACTGCTGCGGTTATTACAGGATGGCACCTTTAGACGCATTGGTGGCGACGAAGAAGTTCGCGCCGATGTGCGGATCATCTGCTCGACCCAGAAAAACTTAGCTGAGTTGTGCCAAACTGGTGAGTTTAGAGAAGATTTGTACTATCGCATCCATGTGCTTAGCTACCATATTCCATCACTGCGTGAGCGCAAAGTCGATATCATTCCGCTGACGGAGATGTTCCTCGAGCACTACAGTCAGCAACTCTCTAGTCCAGTGAGACGAATTTCGGCCCAATGCCGCGATCATCTCTTAACCTACGCTTGGCCGGGTAACGTGCGTCAGCTTAAAAATGCGGTCTTTAGGGCGGTATCTATGTGGGACGGTTCGGGCGAGTTGACTGTTGAGCAGCTCAAGTTGCCATCCTACGCCGAAGGTTTTGGCTATTTCGATAATGCCTTCGAAGGCAATCTCGATGATGCGATGAAGCAATTTGAGGCCAGCTTGCTGCGCCGCTTATATCCGGCTTACCCCAGTACTCGCCAATTGGCGAAAAAATTAGGGGTGTCCCACACGGCCATCGCCAACAAACTCAGGGAATACAAGATAGCCAAGCCAAAGTAATTTTGCTTTAAGCTTAGGATGTAACAGTATCGTTCCACTTTGTTGCCGACTTTTTCACCATATCGTTCTGCGAAATAGTGACAAGCGGCAGCAGGGTATGAAACGTAATGATTAGTTTACAAAATGTGAAATAATAGGGTGAAATGTGATTTTGCTCACGCTATAGGAATCCGCCGTCGCTTCGGGTATTTCTACGCGCAGCAAACCCTAACGCCGAGTCAAAAAAGGCTAGATTGCCCGCACTCGTTGTCACCCATTCCCGTTAGCTGAGCGTATCGGCTAACCATAAATAGATAAAAAGCGCAGTACGCCGAGCCGTAGAAGCACAGGAGCAGATATGAAACTTGCCAGTTATAACAATGGTCGCCGTGATGGCCAGCTGATGTTAGTGAGCCGCGATCTTACTCAAACGGTTGCCGTACCCGCGATTGCCCACACGATGCAACAATTACTCGATGGTTGGGATCTGCTCAAGCCACAATTGCAAGAACTGTATGATGCGCTGAACGAAGGCAAATTACCGAACGCGCAAGCCTTCGATGAAGCCAAATGTTTATCACCTTTGCCACGTGCGTACCAGTGGGCCGATGGTAGTGCCTATGTCAACCATGTGGAATTAGTCCGTAAGGCGCGTGGCGCTGAAATGCCTGAAACCTTCTGGACCGATCCGCTGTTTTACCAAGGCGGCTCTGACAGCTTTATCGCGCCAAAGGCGGATATCCCACTGGCGAGCGAAGACTGGGGCATCGATTTCGAATCGGAAATCGCCGTGATCACCGATGATGTGCCTATGGGGGTGAGCGTTGAAAATGCTACCGCGCATATTAAGCTGTTGATGTTAGTGAACGATGTCTCACTGCGTAACCTGATCCCCGCAGAGCTGGCCAAAGGTTTTGGTTTCTTCCAATCCAAACCCTCGAGCAGCTTCTCTCCTGTCGCCATCACGCCAGATGAATTAGGCCACCGCTGGGAAGATTCAAAGGTGCATTTACCGCTTATCACCCATTTGAATGGCGAACTATTCGGTCGCCCTAATGCGGGTGTGGATATGACCTTTAACTTCAGTCAGTTAGTATCTCATGTTGCTAAAACCCGTCCATTAGGCGCTGGCGCGATTATCGGTTCTGGTACGATTTCTAACTATGATCGCAGTGCCGGCTCAAGCTGTTTGGCCGAGAAACGTATGCTCGAAGTGATCGCCGACGGCAAAGCAAGCACGCCGTTTATGCGTTTTGGCGACACAGTGCGCATC comes from the Shewanella seohaensis genome and includes:
- a CDS encoding bactofilin family protein, which codes for MFGKKFTFTRSTSPALSFIAEGTKLTGNIEFAGDVLIGGDVQGQILSQANVIVERTGNLHCEVKCRELIIDGYFKGRLICERLVIQAHGIVDGDVACTSMQISEGGQFIGLRIKEDHQTIHAHSLPSASSSSTLITPVPTLSPEQE
- the napF gene encoding ferredoxin-type protein NapF, encoding MTESINHSRRNLFSRRKSSAIRPPWVREGIEFTDICTRCSACINACETKIIYKGDGGFPEVSFKDNECTFCRQCATVCPEEKLFDLNQAPWQHKAVVQDNCLTYQGIWCQSCKDTCEPRAISFTLSVGNAPMPKIDTALCTGCGACFAPCPSQAIGIKPAE
- the galE gene encoding UDP-glucose 4-epimerase GalE, encoding MTILVTGGAGYIGTHTVVELLNAGSEVIVLDNLSNSSIEALNRVERITGKSVTFYQGDILNKALLQKVFSDHNIDAVIHFAGLKAVGESVAKPLKYYENNVTGTLILCQVMAEFKVKNLVFSSSATVYGDPASLPITEDFPTGATNPYGQSKLMVEHILADLHHSDPSWNIARLRYFNPVGAHASGLIGEDPNDIPNNLMPFIAQVAVGKRETLSVFGNDYPTHDGTGVRDYIHVVDLALGHLKALEKLATKPGLVTYNLGTGQGYSVLDMVKAFEKACGKSIAYQIAPRRPGDIAACYANPDHAKTDLGWQATHSLEDMANSSWHWQSTNPNGYKG
- the galU gene encoding UTP--glucose-1-phosphate uridylyltransferase GalU; protein product: MKQHQIRKAVIPVAGLGTRMLPATKAIPKEMLPVVDKPLIQYVVSEAIDAGIKEIVLVTHASKNSIENHFDTSFELEAQLERRVKRQLLEAVQSICPKDVTVISVRQSQAKGLGHAILCAKSVVGDAPFAVLLPDVIIDDASCNLKTDNLAAMVSLFDETQVGQIMVEGVPHHLVNQYGIADVNGHDLQPGESEPLVELVEKPPVDEAPSNLAVVGRYVLPAAIWPLLAKTPAGAGDEIQLTDAIAMLMKQETVNAYYMQGKSHDCGNKQGYMRANVEYALRHSEIGEDFAQYLKTAVKGIK
- the phhA gene encoding phenylalanine 4-monooxygenase, whose product is MTKEIAHTAPYVARSADDSGFIHYPQEEHDIWSQLYARQAVNLPGRACKEYLQGLDALAMPKDRIPQLAEIDKVLQATTGWKTAAVPALISFGRFFELLANKEFPVATFIRRKEEFDYLQEPDIFHEIFGHCPLLTNPSFAHFSYIYGQLGLNASKEDRVFLARLYWFTVEFGLLKPQDGELCIYGGGILSSPGETLYAMESQVPERKPFDLLDVLRTPYRIDIMQPIYYVIEHIDMLDEIAKMDIMAYVAKARQLGLFAPKYPPKTKKAS
- a CDS encoding 4a-hydroxytetrahydrobiopterin dehydratase, which translates into the protein MTALTQMKCEACQADAPKVTDAELAELIRMIPDWGVQVRDGIMQLERVYKFKNFKLAMAFTNKLADLAEEEFHHPGILTEWGKVTVTWWSHSIKGLHKNDFIMAAKTDQLLD
- a CDS encoding fumarylacetoacetate hydrolase family protein yields the protein MKLASYNNGRRDGQLMLVSRDLTQTVAVPAIAHTMQQLLDGWDLLKPQLQELYDALNEGKLPNAQAFDEAKCLSPLPRAYQWADGSAYVNHVELVRKARGAEMPETFWTDPLFYQGGSDSFIAPKADIPLASEDWGIDFESEIAVITDDVPMGVSVENATAHIKLLMLVNDVSLRNLIPAELAKGFGFFQSKPSSSFSPVAITPDELGHRWEDSKVHLPLITHLNGELFGRPNAGVDMTFNFSQLVSHVAKTRPLGAGAIIGSGTISNYDRSAGSSCLAEKRMLEVIADGKASTPFMRFGDTVRIEMLDDNGASIFGSIDQKVVEYKA